Proteins encoded together in one Variovorax paradoxus EPS window:
- the paaC gene encoding 1,2-phenylacetyl-CoA epoxidase subunit PaaC: MQASIELNRTPAVQYLLRIGDTCLVLAQRLGEWCGHAPVLEEDIAMANIALDLVGQARALLTHAGKLEGEGRAHDEDQLAYLRDERDYFNLTLVELPRGDFAFAVLRNTMVATLLKLLWQRLAASSDAEVAAIAGKAVKEARYHQQHSADWVVRLGDGTDESRRRTEKALKQLWLYVPELFESDAVDAEASASGLGPAWSELREPWHAEMQQVLDAAGLPMPKEAAFRSTGKQGVHSEHMGYILTEMQHLQRSFPGGVW; the protein is encoded by the coding sequence ATGCAAGCATCGATCGAACTGAACCGCACGCCCGCCGTGCAATACCTGCTGCGCATCGGCGACACGTGCCTCGTGCTCGCGCAGCGCCTGGGCGAGTGGTGCGGCCATGCGCCCGTGCTCGAAGAAGACATCGCGATGGCCAACATCGCGCTCGACCTCGTCGGCCAGGCCCGCGCGCTGCTCACGCATGCCGGCAAGCTCGAGGGCGAAGGCCGCGCGCACGACGAAGACCAGCTCGCGTACCTGCGCGACGAGCGCGACTACTTCAACCTCACGCTGGTCGAGTTGCCGCGCGGCGACTTCGCTTTCGCCGTGCTGCGCAACACCATGGTCGCCACGCTGCTCAAGCTGCTGTGGCAGCGCCTTGCAGCATCGAGCGATGCGGAAGTGGCAGCCATCGCCGGCAAGGCGGTGAAGGAAGCGCGCTACCACCAGCAGCACTCGGCCGACTGGGTCGTGCGCCTGGGCGACGGCACCGACGAATCGCGCCGCCGCACCGAGAAGGCGTTGAAGCAGCTCTGGCTCTATGTGCCTGAACTCTTCGAGAGCGACGCAGTGGACGCTGAAGCCAGCGCCAGCGGCCTCGGCCCCGCATGGAGCGAACTGCGCGAGCCGTGGCACGCCGAGATGCAGCAGGTGCTCGATGCGGCCGGCCTCCCGATGCCCAAGGAGGCCGCCTTCCGCAGCACGGGCAAGCAGGGCGTGCACAGCGAGCACATGGGCTACATCCTCACCGAGATGCAGCATCTGCAGCGCAGCTTCCCCGGAGGCGTGTGGTGA
- the paaB gene encoding 1,2-phenylacetyl-CoA epoxidase subunit PaaB, with translation MSADTTKQEWPLWEVFVRSKAGLDHKHCGSLHAADSKMAIQMARDVYTRRQEGSSIWVVRSEQIVASDPGEKDMYFDPAEDKVYRHPTFYALPKSVDHM, from the coding sequence ATGAGCGCCGATACGACCAAGCAAGAGTGGCCCCTGTGGGAAGTGTTCGTTCGCAGCAAGGCGGGCCTGGACCACAAGCACTGCGGCAGCCTGCACGCGGCCGATTCGAAGATGGCGATCCAGATGGCGCGCGACGTGTACACGCGCCGCCAGGAAGGCAGCAGCATCTGGGTGGTGCGCTCCGAGCAGATCGTGGCGAGCGACCCAGGAGAGAAGGACATGTACTTCGACCCGGCCGAAGACAAGGTCTACCGCCATCCGACTTTCTACGCGCTGCCCAAGTCCGTGGACCACATGTGA
- the paaA gene encoding 1,2-phenylacetyl-CoA epoxidase subunit PaaA: MYTQAMDTMGKDAGDGKKAVRSADEMRLEERFDAQIDAGEFIEAKDWMPEHYRKTLVRQISQHAHSEIVGMLPEGNWISRAPTLKRKAILLAKVQDEGGHGLYLYAAAETLGTSRDQMFDALHSGKAKYSSIFNYPTLTWADMGTIGWLVDGAAIMNQVPICRCSYAPYARAMIRICREESFHQRQGYEALLTMMTHGTDAQKAMVQDAVNRWWWPSIMMFGPPDDQSPNSAQSMRWGIKRFSNDELRQKFIDAAVEQAAILGVTLPDPDLKWNEERQAHDFGAIDWSEFWRVVGGDGPCNRERLQARVDAWEDGEWVREAAMAHANKQPMKEAA; encoded by the coding sequence ATGTACACCCAGGCCATGGACACCATGGGCAAGGACGCAGGCGACGGCAAGAAGGCCGTGCGTTCCGCCGACGAGATGCGGCTCGAGGAGCGCTTCGATGCGCAGATCGATGCAGGCGAATTCATCGAGGCGAAGGACTGGATGCCCGAGCACTACCGCAAGACGTTGGTGCGCCAGATCAGCCAGCACGCGCACTCCGAAATCGTCGGCATGCTGCCCGAGGGCAACTGGATCAGCCGCGCACCGACGCTCAAGCGCAAAGCGATCCTGCTGGCCAAGGTGCAGGACGAAGGCGGCCACGGCCTCTACCTGTATGCCGCCGCCGAAACGCTGGGCACCTCGCGCGACCAGATGTTCGACGCGCTGCACAGCGGCAAGGCCAAGTACAGCTCGATCTTCAACTACCCCACGCTCACCTGGGCCGACATGGGCACCATCGGCTGGCTGGTCGATGGCGCGGCCATCATGAACCAGGTGCCGATCTGCCGCTGCTCGTACGCACCGTATGCGCGCGCCATGATCCGCATCTGCCGCGAGGAGAGCTTTCACCAGCGCCAGGGCTACGAAGCCCTGCTCACCATGATGACCCACGGCACCGACGCGCAGAAGGCGATGGTGCAGGACGCGGTCAACCGCTGGTGGTGGCCCTCGATCATGATGTTCGGCCCGCCCGACGACCAGTCGCCCAACTCGGCGCAGTCGATGCGCTGGGGCATCAAGCGCTTCAGCAACGACGAACTGCGCCAGAAGTTCATCGACGCCGCCGTGGAACAGGCCGCCATCCTCGGCGTGACCCTGCCCGACCCCGACTTGAAGTGGAACGAAGAGCGCCAGGCGCACGACTTCGGCGCCATCGACTGGAGCGAGTTCTGGCGCGTGGTCGGCGGCGACGGCCCCTGCAACCGCGAGCGCCTGCAGGCGCGCGTCGACGCCTGGGAAGACGGCGAATGGGTCCGCGAAGCCGCGATGGCCCACGCCAACAAACAACCGATGAAGGAGGCCGCATGA
- the paaK gene encoding phenylacetate--CoA ligase PaaK: MTARHPAPGELDPIETASRDEIAALQLTRLRATLQRAYDNVPHYRRAFDAKGVHPDDLKSLADLSKFPFTVKSDLRDNYPFGMFAVPRENVARIHASSGTTGKPTVVGYTLKDIDTWADLVARSIRAAGGRPGDMVHVSYGYGLFTGGLGAHYGAERAGCTVIPMSGGQTEKQVQIIQDFKPNIIMVTPSYMQVIIEQFERQGLDAKDSSLKIGIFGAEPWTEAMRRDIETKAGIDAVDIYGLSEVMGPGVASECVESKDGPVIWEDHFYPEIIDPETGELKADGEEGELVFTSLSKEAMPIIRYRTRDLTRLLPPTSRSFRRMGKIVGRSDDMMIIRGVNVFPTQVEEIVLAHKSLSGLYQVHVSRVDKLDQVEVHCELNPADAASADRTAIGEWVQHRVKTLIGISTRVVVHAPDEMERTQTGKARRVIDTRPR; encoded by the coding sequence ATGACCGCCCGACACCCCGCCCCCGGCGAACTCGACCCCATCGAAACCGCGAGCCGCGACGAGATCGCTGCACTGCAGCTCACGCGCCTGCGCGCCACGCTGCAGCGCGCCTACGACAACGTGCCGCACTATCGCCGAGCCTTCGATGCGAAGGGCGTGCACCCCGACGATCTGAAGTCGCTCGCCGACCTGTCGAAGTTTCCGTTCACGGTGAAGAGCGACCTGCGCGACAACTATCCCTTCGGCATGTTCGCCGTGCCGCGCGAAAACGTGGCGCGCATCCATGCCTCGTCGGGCACCACCGGCAAGCCGACGGTGGTCGGCTACACGCTGAAAGACATCGACACCTGGGCCGATCTCGTCGCCCGCTCCATCCGCGCAGCGGGCGGACGGCCCGGCGACATGGTGCATGTGTCGTACGGCTACGGCCTCTTCACCGGGGGCCTCGGCGCGCACTACGGCGCCGAGCGCGCGGGCTGCACGGTCATCCCGATGTCGGGCGGCCAGACCGAGAAGCAGGTGCAGATCATCCAGGACTTCAAGCCGAACATCATCATGGTCACGCCCAGCTACATGCAGGTGATCATCGAGCAGTTCGAGCGCCAGGGCCTCGACGCGAAAGACAGCTCGCTCAAGATCGGCATCTTCGGCGCCGAGCCGTGGACCGAAGCGATGCGCCGCGACATCGAGACCAAGGCCGGCATCGACGCGGTCGACATCTACGGCCTCTCCGAAGTGATGGGCCCCGGCGTCGCGAGCGAATGCGTCGAGAGCAAGGACGGCCCGGTGATCTGGGAAGACCACTTCTATCCCGAGATCATCGACCCCGAAACCGGCGAGCTGAAAGCCGACGGCGAAGAAGGCGAACTGGTCTTCACGTCGCTCAGCAAAGAGGCAATGCCCATCATTCGCTACCGCACGCGCGATCTCACGCGCCTGTTGCCGCCCACCTCGCGTTCGTTCCGCCGCATGGGCAAGATCGTCGGGCGCAGCGACGACATGATGATCATCCGCGGCGTGAACGTCTTTCCCACGCAGGTGGAGGAGATCGTGCTCGCGCACAAGAGCCTGTCGGGCCTCTACCAGGTGCACGTGAGCCGTGTCGACAAGCTCGATCAGGTCGAGGTGCACTGCGAACTCAACCCCGCCGACGCCGCCTCGGCCGACCGCACCGCCATCGGCGAATGGGTGCAGCACCGCGTGAAGACGCTCATCGGCATTTCGACGCGCGTGGTGGTTCACGCGCCTGACGAGATGGAACGCACACAGACCGGCAAGGCGCGCCGCGTGATCGACACGCGCCCGCGCTGA
- the paaI gene encoding hydroxyphenylacetyl-CoA thioesterase PaaI: MTEPTRTPQQTAEYVRDGMLANDNATKGLNMRIVEVGPGQATIEMRVRPDMLNGHATCHGGFMATLADSTFAFACNSYNELTVASGFSIDFIAPAREGDVLTARCHEVSKAGRTGVYDTEITNQRGERIAMFRGRSYTAKGRPAVPAVPA, from the coding sequence ATGACCGAACCGACCCGCACGCCCCAGCAGACGGCCGAGTACGTTCGTGACGGCATGCTCGCCAACGACAACGCCACCAAGGGTTTGAACATGCGCATCGTCGAGGTCGGCCCCGGCCAGGCCACCATCGAGATGCGCGTTCGCCCCGACATGCTCAACGGCCACGCCACCTGCCATGGCGGCTTCATGGCCACGCTGGCCGACTCGACCTTCGCCTTCGCCTGCAACTCGTACAACGAGCTGACCGTGGCCTCGGGCTTCTCGATCGACTTCATCGCCCCCGCGCGCGAAGGCGATGTGCTCACCGCGCGCTGCCACGAGGTCTCCAAGGCCGGCCGCACCGGCGTGTACGACACCGAAATCACCAACCAGCGCGGCGAGCGCATCGCGATGTTCCGTGGCCGTTCGTACACCGCCAAGGGCCGCCCCGCCGTTCCTGCCGTCCCTGCCTGA
- a CDS encoding enoyl-CoA hydratase-related protein yields the protein MSEPLVLVSNAGAVRTLSLNRPAALNSFTTGLHAELMAALESAAKDDSVRCVVLTGAGRAFCAGQDLADPSVAPDPTPGAAPKDLGHVISTYYAPLVARLRSMPVPVVAAVNGVAAGAGANLALCCDLVVAGRSASFIQAFTKIGLVPDTGGTWLLPRLVGSARALGIAMLGDKLPAEEAARIGLIWQCVDDAALADTAAALASKLAAMPTRALVATREAMAAAQDLDLDAALAEEARIQREMGNADDYREGVEAFRAKRAPVFKDR from the coding sequence ATGTCGGAACCTTTAGTTCTCGTCAGCAATGCCGGTGCCGTCCGCACGCTGAGCCTCAACCGCCCCGCGGCGCTCAACAGCTTCACGACCGGGCTGCATGCCGAATTGATGGCGGCGCTCGAATCGGCGGCCAAGGACGACAGCGTGCGCTGCGTCGTCCTCACCGGCGCCGGACGCGCCTTCTGCGCGGGACAGGACCTCGCCGATCCTTCGGTCGCCCCCGACCCCACGCCCGGCGCCGCGCCCAAAGACCTGGGCCACGTCATCTCCACTTACTACGCGCCGCTCGTCGCGCGCCTGCGCTCGATGCCGGTGCCGGTGGTCGCAGCCGTCAACGGCGTTGCCGCCGGAGCGGGCGCCAACCTCGCGCTGTGCTGCGACCTCGTCGTGGCCGGCCGCTCGGCCAGCTTCATCCAGGCCTTCACCAAGATCGGCCTCGTGCCCGACACCGGCGGCACCTGGCTGCTGCCGCGTCTGGTGGGCTCGGCGCGCGCCCTCGGCATCGCGATGCTCGGCGACAAGCTGCCGGCCGAAGAAGCCGCGCGCATCGGCCTGATCTGGCAGTGCGTAGACGACGCGGCATTGGCCGACACGGCCGCCGCACTCGCATCGAAGCTCGCCGCGATGCCGACCCGCGCCCTCGTCGCGACCCGCGAAGCGATGGCTGCTGCGCAGGACTTGGACCTCGACGCGGCGCTCGCCGAAGAAGCCCGCATCCAGCGCGAGATGGGCAACGCCGACGACTACCGCGAAGGCGTCGAAGCCTTTCGCGCCAAGCGCGCGCCGGTGTTCAAGGACCGCTGA
- a CDS encoding phenylacetic acid degradation protein PaaY: protein MPSYSIDGVIPVVDPSAYVHPSAVLIGDVIVGPNCYVGPLASLRGDFGRIVLEEGSNVQDHCCIHGFPENDTVVEVNGHIGHGAILHSCIVRRDALVGMNAVVMDEAEIGEKAIVAACAFVPAGMKVPARSLVSGIPAKVKRELSDDEIAWKLEGTHVYQALTVRSLESLREVAPLAEMEADRPRLPAIDVRSLIATRRG, encoded by the coding sequence ATGCCCAGCTATTCCATCGACGGCGTGATTCCCGTCGTCGACCCGAGCGCCTATGTGCATCCCAGCGCCGTGCTGATCGGCGATGTGATCGTCGGCCCGAACTGCTACGTCGGCCCCTTGGCGAGCCTGCGCGGCGACTTCGGCCGCATCGTGCTGGAGGAGGGCTCCAACGTGCAGGACCACTGCTGCATCCACGGTTTTCCCGAGAACGACACGGTGGTGGAGGTCAACGGCCATATTGGCCACGGCGCGATCCTGCACAGCTGCATCGTGCGGCGCGACGCGCTGGTGGGCATGAACGCGGTGGTGATGGACGAGGCCGAGATCGGCGAGAAGGCCATCGTCGCGGCCTGCGCCTTCGTTCCGGCCGGCATGAAGGTGCCGGCGCGCTCGCTGGTGTCGGGCATTCCGGCGAAGGTGAAACGCGAGCTCAGCGACGACGAGATCGCCTGGAAGCTCGAAGGTACGCACGTCTATCAGGCGCTCACGGTGCGCAGCCTCGAGAGCCTGCGCGAAGTGGCGCCGCTGGCCGAGATGGAAGCGGACCGCCCGCGCCTGCCGGCGATCGACGTGCGCTCGCTCATCGCCACGCGGCGCGGCTGA
- a CDS encoding TetR/AcrR family transcriptional regulator: MPRGRSATYDDQRELILAQAAQLFARRGYPATSMNQVAEACNLSKATLYHYYKDKSSLLISIAETHVSKLAALVAEEEASTQTDEERLRRFIYRIVEEYAGAQDAHRVLTDDVRFLEEEDRERVLDKEREVVAGFARAVSALRPGAPSDDLAKPLTMLLFGMINWMFTWMKPSGKLDHAAIAPIVADLFLGGIGAVKSPDYAAIKAEAEPDQAVAR, from the coding sequence ATGCCGCGTGGAAGATCCGCCACCTACGACGACCAGCGCGAACTGATCCTCGCGCAGGCCGCCCAGCTGTTCGCGCGCCGGGGCTATCCCGCCACGTCGATGAACCAGGTGGCCGAGGCGTGCAACCTCTCGAAGGCCACGCTCTATCACTACTACAAGGACAAGAGCAGTTTGCTCATCAGCATCGCCGAGACGCACGTGTCGAAGCTCGCGGCGCTGGTGGCCGAGGAAGAGGCCTCGACGCAAACCGACGAAGAGCGCCTTCGCCGCTTCATCTACCGCATCGTCGAGGAATACGCCGGCGCGCAGGACGCGCACCGCGTGCTCACCGACGATGTGCGCTTTCTCGAAGAGGAAGACCGCGAGCGCGTGCTCGACAAGGAGCGCGAGGTGGTCGCGGGCTTTGCGCGTGCGGTGTCGGCCCTGCGGCCCGGCGCGCCGAGCGACGACCTCGCCAAGCCGCTGACCATGCTGCTGTTCGGCATGATCAACTGGATGTTCACCTGGATGAAACCGAGCGGAAAGCTCGACCACGCAGCGATTGCGCCGATCGTGGCCGATCTGTTCCTCGGAGGCATCGGCGCCGTGAAGTCGCCGGACTACGCGGCGATCAAGGCCGAGGCCGAGCCCGATCAGGCCGTCGCGAGGTAG
- a CDS encoding SDR family NAD(P)-dependent oxidoreductase, with protein sequence MSEQATLGTAVVTGASAGLGKIYADRLARRGHDLLLVARRAELLEEVAADLRTKYGVKVQTLAADLAAAGDLERVAKAVSTDASITLLVNNAGLSTLAPVAQTTAAQLQSMLDVNINALAHLSHTVLAAFKSRDRGTLVNIGSVLGFHTLPISSIYSGTKAFVVAFTRGLQDEVAGTGVKVQLVLPAATATDIWELSGVPMSALAEGTIMAAEDCVDAALAGLDLGEPITLPSVNDATLLATFVDTSAKLFGASQTSKPAARYLATA encoded by the coding sequence ATGAGCGAACAAGCAACCCTCGGCACCGCCGTCGTCACAGGCGCCTCGGCCGGTCTCGGCAAGATCTACGCAGACCGCCTGGCCCGCCGCGGCCACGACCTGCTGCTGGTGGCGCGGCGCGCCGAACTGCTGGAAGAAGTCGCAGCCGACCTGCGCACCAAGTACGGCGTGAAGGTGCAGACGCTGGCCGCCGACCTGGCCGCCGCCGGCGACCTCGAACGCGTGGCCAAGGCCGTGTCCACCGATGCCTCGATCACGCTGCTGGTCAACAACGCCGGCCTCTCGACGCTCGCGCCCGTTGCGCAGACCACGGCCGCGCAACTGCAGAGCATGCTCGACGTGAACATCAACGCCCTCGCGCACTTGAGCCACACCGTGCTCGCCGCCTTTAAGTCGCGCGACCGCGGCACGCTGGTGAACATCGGCTCGGTGCTGGGCTTTCACACGCTGCCGATCAGCAGCATCTACAGCGGCACCAAGGCCTTCGTGGTGGCGTTCACGCGCGGGCTGCAGGACGAAGTGGCGGGCACCGGCGTGAAGGTGCAGCTGGTGCTGCCGGCAGCTACGGCCACCGACATCTGGGAACTCTCGGGCGTGCCGATGTCGGCGCTGGCCGAAGGCACGATCATGGCCGCCGAAGATTGCGTGGACGCGGCCCTGGCCGGCCTCGACCTGGGCGAGCCGATCACCCTGCCGTCGGTGAACGATGCGACCCTGCTCGCGACCTTTGTCGATACAAGCGCCAAGCTGTTCGGCGCCTCGCAGACCAGCAAGCCGGCCGCGCGCTACCTCGCGACGGCCTGA
- a CDS encoding TetR/AcrR family transcriptional regulator has protein sequence MRYPAAETAEKHQKILAEASRLFKERGFGVSVSEIMKTTGLTHGPFYNHFDSKEALMAECITHSAASALADLDVAGETSEGMRAYVQGYLSHEHRDARAEGCLIAAFAGQAGNGEGVNASLTAYLKSVIDRFACNFPWRSKKNARGDAIRTLASMYGGVVMARAVDDEALSEEILREVLAGLEAAPKSKSSAKESG, from the coding sequence ATGCGATACCCCGCAGCGGAAACCGCCGAAAAGCACCAGAAGATCCTTGCCGAGGCTTCGCGCCTCTTCAAGGAGCGCGGCTTTGGCGTGAGCGTGAGCGAGATCATGAAAACCACGGGCCTGACGCACGGGCCCTTCTACAACCACTTCGATTCGAAGGAGGCGCTGATGGCCGAGTGCATCACGCACTCCGCCGCGTCCGCGCTCGCCGATCTCGATGTGGCCGGCGAAACGTCCGAGGGCATGCGCGCCTACGTGCAGGGCTACCTGAGCCACGAGCACCGCGACGCGCGCGCCGAGGGCTGCCTGATCGCGGCGTTCGCCGGCCAGGCGGGCAACGGCGAAGGCGTGAATGCGTCGCTCACGGCGTACCTGAAGTCGGTCATCGACCGGTTCGCCTGCAACTTTCCGTGGCGATCGAAGAAGAATGCGCGGGGCGATGCGATCCGCACGCTGGCGTCGATGTACGGCGGCGTCGTGATGGCCCGCGCGGTGGACGACGAGGCGCTGTCGGAGGAGATCCTGCGCGAGGTGCTCGCCGGCCTCGAGGCCGCGCCGAAGTCTAAGTCCAGCGCTAAAGAATCCGGTTGA
- a CDS encoding VWA domain-containing protein gives MTFLWPQFLWLLAALPLLVLLYVWLIRRKKKMAVRYASLSIVREAMGAGQSFRRHLPPLLFLLAMAAMLVAAARPMAVVMLPSNQQTIILAMDVSGSMRAADVLPNRLVAAQEAAKSFIKDLPRTVKVGIVAFAGSAQVAQLPTTNHDDLVTAIDSFQLQRATATGNAIVVSLATLFPDAGIDVEQFSAPSRQRGTPIDQTEKKLKDFTPVAPGSFTSAAIIMLTDGQRTTGVDPLDAAKAAADRGVRIYTVGVGTVDGETIGFEGWSMRVRLDEETLKAVANKTNAEYFYAGTANDLKKVYETLSSKLTVEKKETEISALFALGAAVLTLLSAGLSLLWFNRIL, from the coding sequence ATGACATTTCTCTGGCCTCAATTCCTCTGGTTGCTGGCGGCGTTGCCGCTGCTGGTGCTGCTTTACGTCTGGCTCATCCGCCGCAAGAAGAAGATGGCGGTGCGCTACGCCAGCCTCTCGATCGTGCGCGAGGCGATGGGCGCGGGCCAGAGCTTCAGAAGGCACCTTCCGCCCTTGTTGTTCCTCCTGGCCATGGCCGCGATGCTGGTGGCCGCGGCGCGGCCGATGGCGGTGGTGATGCTGCCTTCGAACCAGCAGACCATCATCCTTGCGATGGACGTCTCGGGCAGCATGCGCGCGGCCGACGTGCTGCCCAACCGGCTGGTGGCGGCGCAGGAAGCGGCCAAGAGCTTCATCAAGGACCTGCCGCGCACCGTGAAGGTGGGCATCGTCGCCTTCGCGGGCAGCGCGCAGGTGGCGCAGTTGCCCACCACCAACCACGACGACCTGGTGACCGCGATCGACAGCTTTCAGCTGCAGCGCGCGACCGCCACGGGCAACGCCATCGTGGTGTCGCTGGCCACGTTGTTCCCCGATGCCGGCATCGACGTCGAGCAGTTCAGCGCACCGAGCCGCCAGCGCGGCACGCCCATCGACCAGACCGAGAAGAAGCTCAAGGACTTCACCCCCGTGGCGCCCGGCTCCTTCACCTCGGCCGCGATCATCATGCTGACCGACGGCCAGCGCACCACCGGCGTCGATCCGCTCGATGCGGCCAAGGCCGCGGCCGACCGCGGCGTGCGCATCTACACGGTGGGCGTGGGCACGGTCGATGGCGAAACCATCGGCTTCGAAGGCTGGTCGATGCGCGTGCGGCTCGACGAGGAAACGCTCAAGGCCGTCGCCAACAAGACCAATGCCGAGTACTTCTACGCGGGCACCGCGAACGACCTGAAGAAGGTCTACGAAACGCTGAGCTCCAAGCTCACCGTGGAGAAGAAGGAAACCGAAATCTCGGCGCTGTTCGCGCTCGGCGCGGCGGTGCTCACGCTGCTGTCGGCGGGGCTGTCGCTGCTCTGGTTCAACCGGATTCTTTAG
- a CDS encoding DUF58 domain-containing protein — MKSWWRKAPAAANDDRLATEAGGAERALRRLEWTVIRRLDGLLQGDYRTLMRGSGLDLADLREYQHHDDVRHIDWNVTARLQTPHVRVFTEDREMAAWFVLDLSRSVDFGSGLKAKREISAGFVGVLARLLTRHGNRVGALVYGNDLEAVIPPRSGRRHVLHLLHAMERRADKADGPAQKGMTRLDDLLKSAATLMPRRSTVFVVSDFLSEPGWERPLGQLVQRHEVIAVRLFDPLELELPDLGLVPLRDAETGEQLWVDTHDAGFRKRFARLAAEREATLRASLAKAGVDALELSTSDDLVEAIVRFADLRKRRTRVGSGASSGSVKAVAA; from the coding sequence ATGAAAAGCTGGTGGCGTAAGGCCCCTGCGGCCGCGAACGACGACCGGCTTGCAACGGAAGCCGGCGGGGCCGAACGCGCGCTGCGCCGGCTCGAATGGACGGTCATCCGCCGCCTCGATGGCCTGCTGCAGGGCGACTACCGCACGCTGATGCGCGGCAGCGGGCTCGACCTCGCGGACCTGCGCGAATACCAGCACCACGACGACGTGCGCCACATCGACTGGAACGTCACCGCGCGCCTGCAGACGCCGCATGTGCGCGTCTTCACCGAAGACCGCGAGATGGCCGCCTGGTTCGTGCTGGATCTCAGCCGCTCGGTCGACTTCGGCTCGGGCCTGAAGGCCAAGCGCGAGATCTCGGCCGGCTTCGTCGGCGTGCTCGCGCGACTGCTCACGCGGCATGGCAACCGGGTCGGCGCGCTGGTCTACGGCAACGACCTCGAAGCCGTGATCCCGCCGCGCAGCGGCCGGCGCCATGTGCTGCATCTGCTGCATGCGATGGAGCGCCGCGCCGACAAGGCGGACGGCCCCGCGCAGAAAGGCATGACGCGCCTGGACGACCTGCTGAAATCCGCCGCCACGCTGATGCCGCGCCGCTCCACCGTCTTCGTCGTGTCCGACTTCCTGAGCGAGCCTGGCTGGGAGCGTCCGCTGGGCCAACTGGTGCAGCGGCATGAAGTGATCGCCGTGCGCCTCTTCGATCCGCTCGAACTCGAACTGCCTGACCTCGGCCTCGTGCCGCTGCGCGATGCCGAGACGGGCGAGCAGCTGTGGGTCGACACCCACGATGCCGGATTCCGCAAGCGCTTCGCGCGCCTGGCCGCCGAACGCGAGGCGACGCTGCGCGCCTCGCTCGCCAAGGCCGGCGTCGACGCCCTGGAGCTTTCGACCAGCGACGACCTGGTGGAAGCCATCGTTCGTTTCGCCGACCTGCGCAAGCGCCGCACGCGCGTCGGTTCAGGAGCAAGTTCGGGCAGCGTGAAGGCGGTGGCAGCATGA
- a CDS encoding AAA family ATPase: protein MSTETTPISTFATAPATAELMEQILYEVKRVVVGQDRFLERVMVAMLAGGHLLVEGVPGLAKTLTIKTLADTVRGHFKRIQFTPDLVPADLVGTRIYNQKTGEFSTSLGPVFANLLLADEINRAPAKVQSALLEVMQERQVTIAGETHKVPRPFLVMATQNPIETEGTYPLPEAQVDRFMMKVLVDYPSDEEEFVIVQRVIGPPVEASPVATTEQLAALQAEARRVYVDPSLIQYAVKLVSATRTPEKHGLKDMRRFITFGASPRASISLTEGARALALLRGRSYALPEDMTALVADVLRHRVTLSYEGLSEGLTPDGLIEKIMRAIPAPPKPLEHEKLVA, encoded by the coding sequence ATGAGCACAGAGACAACCCCAATCTCGACCTTCGCCACGGCGCCCGCCACCGCCGAGCTGATGGAGCAGATCCTCTATGAGGTCAAGCGCGTGGTCGTGGGCCAGGACCGCTTTCTGGAGCGCGTGATGGTCGCGATGCTCGCGGGCGGCCACCTGCTGGTCGAAGGCGTTCCCGGTCTCGCGAAGACGCTCACCATCAAGACGCTGGCCGACACGGTGCGCGGCCATTTCAAGCGCATCCAGTTCACGCCCGACCTGGTGCCGGCCGACCTGGTGGGCACGCGCATCTACAACCAGAAGACGGGCGAATTCAGCACCTCGCTCGGCCCGGTGTTCGCCAACCTGCTGCTGGCCGACGAAATCAACCGCGCGCCGGCCAAGGTGCAGAGCGCGCTGCTCGAAGTGATGCAGGAGCGCCAGGTCACGATCGCCGGCGAAACGCACAAGGTGCCGCGCCCCTTCCTCGTGATGGCGACGCAGAACCCCATCGAGACCGAAGGCACCTACCCGCTGCCCGAGGCACAGGTCGACCGCTTCATGATGAAGGTGCTGGTCGACTACCCGAGCGACGAGGAAGAGTTCGTCATCGTCCAGCGCGTGATCGGCCCGCCGGTGGAGGCCAGCCCGGTCGCCACCACCGAGCAGCTCGCGGCGTTGCAAGCGGAGGCGCGGCGCGTGTATGTCGACCCGTCCCTCATCCAGTACGCGGTGAAGCTCGTCTCGGCCACCCGCACGCCCGAGAAGCACGGCCTGAAGGACATGCGCCGCTTCATCACCTTCGGCGCGAGCCCGCGCGCCAGCATCAGCCTCACCGAGGGCGCGCGTGCGCTTGCGCTGCTGCGCGGCCGCAGCTACGCGCTGCCCGAGGACATGACGGCGCTGGTCGCCGACGTGCTGCGCCACCGCGTGACGCTTTCCTACGAAGGCTTGTCCGAAGGCCTGACGCCGGACGGCCTGATCGAGAAGATCATGCGGGCGATCCCCGCACCACCCAAACCCCTGGAACATGAAAAGCTGGTGGCGTAA